A region of the Drosophila ananassae strain 14024-0371.13 chromosome XL, ASM1763931v2, whole genome shotgun sequence genome:
gtaCAGTTCCCAGGggttatttattgaaatatatttaatatatatattatttgatatttttaagcTCCAAAGTCCAAAAACCAGTTTTGAAATGTTCATTAAACTTAAGAAATACAAATTTATGAAgatttgcatttaaatgtgaaagtatttcaataaaaaatggtataaaaataattattgaatCATTTCAAGtactttgtttaaaaatttttaagaaaaaaagtaTGAATCACCTTCTGAAAACCCAAGAAGTTCTATAATTCTATAGAACCGGAAATATTACAATTTTCCTGGCACTCTATTGTCCTTCCTTGTAGCCCCTTGGGCGAAGGAAAAACTTCCGCCGGCGGCACAGAAACAGGACACTCCACCATGTCCTGATGCCTCCAGATGcatattgatatttttttgttttttttttgagaaatacATACAGGAGGGAGTAGGCTGAGACAGTGATAACCACTTGTATGCAACCACCACCCCCTGCCCACCAGCAGCATCCTTTTTCGAGTCCTGATGCGAACGGCAAACCACCCCCTGAGGTTactctgtttttgttttgagttTCAGCCGCTTTTCAACCCCTATCGGGCTGTGTGGGTTAATGCACTCTGAGCGCAACCCCCAGAGGCCGCCCCCCAGAATCCCCAACCTGAGTCCTTTTTGGGGAAAAGAAAACCCCAAGCCCAAGTACGAATGCAACAAACGCGACTCGTTAAGGTAATTTAATTAACTATTTAATTAACTCGCCAAGTCAAAGAGCTCTACCCCTTTTTGCCGGCTGGGCGGTTAAGTAATGCCATTAGGGGCGTATCAATGGATTAGTTATCCCCCCCTGGGATTCCACAACTTCACTCTGCAGGACTCCATATACTCTATATACTCTGTTTCATCGGGATGATGAGATAAGTGATCTTCAAGATCTCAAGTCATAAGTTCGAAACACTTCAGGAAGCAGAAATATTATCACTTTTTGAACTTCAGACCTTCTGTTCTGTAAGTCGGATGTCCCTGAAAAAATGGGACTAAAAGCGAAGAGGATTGCACAAAAAAGATATAATATTTCTAAGATATAGAATAGATTATCAAACTATTCtatcaaattcaaaaagaaGGACCTCCTAAGTCCTGAAAAGGAACAGCTCCACCAGAAACCAACTACTTTTCGAGTAAAAATTctgattaaaattatattatttatttattttctagaCTTAAGTTGACCTCTAGATTTGACCTCTAATTATGACCTCTATATACGACCCCTGGACTTGCCCTCTTGACCCTCCTAATCCGAGGAACCCCACTCGTCTCGTATCATATCCGCCGCCTTCTCGGCAATCATAAAAGCCACGGCGTTGGTGTGGGCGGCAGGGATGACGGGAACTATGCTGGCGTCCACCACCCGCAGTCGCCTCATCCCGTGCACCTTGAGGCGATGGTCCACCACTGCATGAGGATCAATCCGTGGCCCCATCCGGCAGGTGGACACCTGGTGGTAGATGGTGAACGAGAGGGTCCTGATGGAGCACCTCCAGTAGTCGTCGGAGGCGAACTGGAAGTCCTCGCAGCCCGGAACTATCCTGTTGAGGAGCCTGGCGCCGATCCTCTGCAGGGCCGGCATCTCGCTGATCCTCAGCGCCGCCTTGATCCCGTCCAGGACCACCTCCACGTCCCGGTCCTCCGTGTAGTAATGCGGGTCCAGCTGGGGCGGACTGAAAGGATTCCGGTCCTTCAGCCACAGGCGACCCACAGACCGGGGGTGGAAGAGCATCACCAGGAGGGTGAAGTGGTCCTGCTCGCTCTTGGCCAGCTCCTTGTAGAGCTTCTCGTAGACCTCGTCCTTGAAGTTGGCGCCCATCTTGACGCCGGTGCCCTCGTCGCTGGCCAGGCTCCCGGCGGTCATCATGAACTCGATGTCGGGCCAGTCCGGCGGCAGCTCCGAGCGGTTGGACTTGAGGAAGGCCAGCGCCTCCACCCCCCCGATGGAGCTCATCCGGGTGTCCGCCTTCGAGTCGGTGTAGAAGGACAGCACGTCGGTGGTGGTGACCCGCGAGAAGTAGTTCGTCTGCCGGCTGGTGTTGGTCACGAAGGTGGGTCCGAAGTGGCTGATGTGGTCGTACATCCTCCGGCCCACCGGCAGGGCCTGCACGAGGGGTATCCCCAGTGCCCTGAGGTCCTTCTCCGGCCCGATCCCCGACAGCATCAGGATCTGGGGCGAGCCGAAGACCCCGGCCGAGAGGATCACCTCCTTGAGGGCCCTGAAGACGTAGCTCTGGTTCTTGTGGAGGAACTCCACCCCGTAGGCGGTCTTGGAGGCCTCGTCCACCAGCAGCCGGGTGACCCTCGCGAAGGTGAAGATGTGCAGGTTGGGACGCAGATCCCTCACGGGCTGGATGTAGGCGGAGTAGGCCGAGTGCCTCCTGCCGTTCAGGGTGGTGGCCTGGACGTAGGAGACCCCGTTCTGGGACTCCCCGTTGTAGTCCGTGAGGGGCAGGCCCGCCTCCACTGCGGCTTCCACGAAGGCTTCCGCCAGTTTGGTTCGGTAGCGGACGAACTCCACGCTCAGTGGCCCGCTGTGGTTGTGGTAGGGGGACTGCTCCAGGCCCTCCAAGTGCGCCCTCTCGCTCCTGAGGAAGTAGGGCAGCACCTCCTGGTAGCTCCACCCGGGATTCCCGGCCGCCGCCCAGCCATCGTAGTCCCTCCGG
Encoded here:
- the LOC26514432 gene encoding glucose dehydrogenase [FAD, quinone]; its protein translation is MAEESRGDADPYLLDQIVPLGELLGFQEPALGRDPRNLSSYDFIVVGGGTSGCTLASRLSEDPRRSVALIEAGGVENLGHLTPLLSSYTQLTASNWGFKSVPQNASCLGMNHRQCALPRGKVLGGSSSINTMIYNRGNRRDYDGWAAAGNPGWSYQEVLPYFLRSERAHLEGLEQSPYHNHSGPLSVEFVRYRTKLAEAFVEAAVEAGLPLTDYNGESQNGVSYVQATTLNGRRHSAYSAYIQPVRDLRPNLHIFTFARVTRLLVDEASKTAYGVEFLHKNQSYVFRALKEVILSAGVFGSPQILMLSGIGPEKDLRALGIPLVQALPVGRRMYDHISHFGPTFVTNTSRQTNYFSRVTTTDVLSFYTDSKADTRMSSIGGVEALAFLKSNRSELPPDWPDIEFMMTAGSLASDEGTGVKMGANFKDEVYEKLYKELAKSEQDHFTLLVMLFHPRSVGRLWLKDRNPFSPPQLDPHYYTEDRDVEVVLDGIKAALRISEMPALQRIGARLLNRIVPGCEDFQFASDDYWRCSIRTLSFTIYHQVSTCRMGPRIDPHAVVDHRLKVHGMRRLRVVDASIVPVIPAAHTNAVAFMIAEKAADMIRDEWGSSD